The Vibrio sp. SNU_ST1 genome has a segment encoding these proteins:
- a CDS encoding tRNA-(ms[2]io[6]A)-hydroxylase encodes MIKSRIINKLAPTMYQELLAPIHSFLKAETPDSWIDEAKKPENLHIILRDHMLCELKAAQSALFLIRKYAVDKDSAKQLNEWILPYEQFAYRRIGDLESLRGKSNVSKQITAKEGCNYGTDLIDKMVLLIKEELHHFYQVMELMVKKGVTYQPIEAGRYAKGLIKQVKTYEPDALVDKLIIGAFIEARSCERFAKLAPFLEEDMEKFYVSLLRSEARHYQDYLELAEQIAGKDISERIAHFAQVEAELITSEDSDFKFHSGAPV; translated from the coding sequence GTGATAAAATCCCGCATTATCAACAAACTTGCCCCGACCATGTATCAAGAATTATTAGCCCCTATACACTCTTTTCTTAAAGCTGAAACGCCAGATTCATGGATAGACGAAGCCAAGAAGCCTGAAAACCTTCATATCATTTTACGCGATCACATGCTGTGTGAGCTTAAGGCGGCACAGAGTGCTTTGTTCCTTATCCGCAAGTACGCCGTTGATAAAGACAGTGCAAAGCAACTGAATGAATGGATCTTGCCCTACGAGCAATTTGCTTACCGTCGTATCGGAGACTTAGAGTCTTTACGTGGAAAAAGCAATGTATCAAAGCAAATTACAGCGAAAGAAGGCTGTAATTACGGTACTGACTTGATCGATAAGATGGTATTGCTGATCAAAGAGGAACTGCATCACTTCTACCAAGTGATGGAATTGATGGTAAAAAAAGGCGTGACTTATCAGCCGATCGAGGCGGGTCGCTACGCTAAGGGTTTAATCAAGCAAGTTAAAACTTACGAGCCTGATGCTCTGGTTGATAAGCTTATTATCGGTGCATTTATTGAAGCTCGCTCTTGTGAACGCTTTGCTAAGCTGGCTCCTTTCTTAGAAGAAGACATGGAAAAGTTTTACGTATCTCTACTTCGTTCAGAAGCTCGTCACTATCAAGACTATCTTGAACTCGCGGAACAAATCGCAGGGAAAGATATCTCTGAGCGTATTGCTCATTTTGCGCAAGTTGAAGCAGAACTTATCACTTCAGAAGACAGCGACTTTAAGTTTCATAGTGGCGCTCCGGTTTAA
- the pyrF gene encoding orotidine-5'-phosphate decarboxylase: MNDQKIIVALDYDNQADALAFVDRIDPASCRLKVGKEMFTLFGPEFVRELHKRGFSVFLDLKFHDIPNTCSKAVRAAAEMGVWMVNVHASGGERMMTASREILEPYGKDRPLLIGVTVLTSMEQSDLAGIGLDLEPQQQVMRLASLTKNSGLDGVVCSAQEASLLKGALGQEFKLVTPGIRPVGADVGDQKRIMTPVQAIQAGSDYLVIGRPITQAADPAAVLAEINGTLA; the protein is encoded by the coding sequence ATGAACGACCAAAAAATCATTGTAGCATTGGATTATGATAACCAAGCGGATGCGTTAGCCTTTGTCGATCGTATTGACCCAGCATCTTGCCGCCTAAAAGTTGGCAAAGAGATGTTTACTCTGTTTGGCCCTGAATTTGTTCGTGAATTACATAAACGTGGTTTCTCTGTGTTTTTGGACCTCAAGTTCCATGATATCCCGAACACATGTTCAAAAGCGGTACGTGCTGCCGCTGAGATGGGCGTGTGGATGGTGAACGTACACGCGAGCGGTGGCGAGCGTATGATGACGGCTTCTCGTGAAATTTTGGAACCATATGGTAAAGATCGTCCATTGTTAATCGGTGTGACCGTACTAACCAGTATGGAGCAATCTGACTTAGCGGGTATCGGTCTGGATCTAGAGCCACAGCAACAAGTGATGCGCTTAGCGTCTTTGACTAAAAACTCAGGCCTAGACGGTGTTGTATGTTCCGCACAAGAGGCTTCTTTGCTCAAAGGTGCACTTGGTCAGGAGTTCAAGCTAGTTACTCCAGGTATTCGTCCTGTAGGCGCTGATGTTGGTGACCAGAAGCGTATTATGACGCCAGTTCAAGCGATTCAAGCCGGCTCAGACTACTTAGTTATCGGTCGTCCAATTACTCAAGCAGCAGACCCAGCAGCAGTACTTGCTGAAATTAACGGCACGCTAGCTTAA
- the cysB gene encoding HTH-type transcriptional regulator CysB, with protein MKLQQLKYIVEVLNHNLNVSATAESLYTSQPGISKQVRLLEDELGIQIFERSGKHLTQVTQAGEDIIRISQEILARVESIKAVAGEHTHPEMGTLNISTTHTQARYALPDVIKGFTARYPKVSLHMHQGTPSQMSEAVAKGTANFAIATEALHLYQDAIMLPCYHWNRSIVVTKDHPLAQKRNISIEDLAAYSLVTYVFGFTGRSELDTAFNKVGLTPRVVFTATDADVIKTYVRMGIGVGVIASMAIDHEQDTDLVAIDASHLFGASTTSIGFRKGTFLRSYMFDFMERFAPHLTRPVVEQAISLKSNEEIEEMFKDIDLPVR; from the coding sequence ATGAAGTTACAGCAACTGAAGTACATTGTTGAGGTTCTAAACCATAACCTAAATGTTTCAGCGACAGCAGAGAGTTTGTACACATCTCAGCCCGGCATAAGTAAACAGGTTAGATTACTTGAAGACGAGCTAGGCATTCAAATATTTGAGCGTAGCGGTAAGCATTTAACCCAGGTTACACAAGCCGGTGAGGATATTATTCGTATCTCTCAAGAGATTTTGGCACGTGTTGAAAGCATTAAAGCGGTTGCGGGTGAGCATACTCATCCAGAGATGGGCACATTGAATATTTCAACCACTCATACTCAAGCTCGTTATGCACTCCCTGATGTGATTAAAGGTTTCACGGCGCGTTATCCAAAAGTGTCGCTTCACATGCATCAAGGCACGCCAAGCCAGATGTCAGAAGCGGTAGCTAAGGGGACAGCGAACTTTGCGATTGCAACGGAAGCGCTGCACCTTTATCAAGATGCAATTATGCTGCCTTGTTATCATTGGAACCGTTCGATTGTGGTAACGAAAGATCACCCTCTTGCACAGAAACGAAATATCTCGATTGAAGATCTTGCCGCTTATTCTCTCGTGACTTATGTATTTGGTTTTACTGGCCGTTCCGAGCTTGATACAGCATTTAACAAAGTAGGCTTAACACCGCGTGTTGTGTTTACCGCGACGGATGCAGATGTGATTAAAACTTATGTTCGGATGGGGATAGGGGTGGGTGTAATCGCAAGCATGGCGATTGACCACGAGCAAGATACAGACTTGGTTGCTATTGACGCGAGCCATCTATTTGGGGCTAGCACCACAAGTATTGGTTTCAGAAAAGGCACTTTCCTGCGTTCTTACATGTTTGACTTTATGGAGCGTTTTGCACCGCACCTAACTCGCCCAGTGGTTGAGCAAGCTATTTCTTTGAAATCGAATGAAGAGATCGAAGAGATGTTTAAAGACATCGACTTACCCGTTCGCTAA